A stretch of DNA from Halobacteriovorax sp. JY17:
AATTCGCGGTGAGAATATTCTCGCCATGACTAAGAGGTACTTTTCATTTATTCCACCGAAGGGAGTTAATATTCAAAAGCCTTATAGCGTTGAATTAGTTAATGATGACTAAGTCTCTCCTTGCGCTGCTCATGTTCTCTATTTCTTATTACTCTGTCGCACAGAGCGAGTCGGAAATATTCTCTAAAGTATTTAAAACAAAATCTAGATGGGTTCCTACGAGCTTTATTTTTCAACGAAAAGATATAGGAGAGATTCCTGTTAAGTTCGTAGGTAATGATCCCGTTGCTATCTTGAATGGAGCGACTTTATTATCTAAGTATATTCGAAGTGAGATTGAGCTTAAAGAATCTCAAATGACTTTTAAAGAATTAGAGGCGCTAGGGATTCATCTCTCTCTAAATGAAGAGAAGTTTTATATCGAAGTCGATCTCAAGGCCGAAGTGGTAAAAGAGAAAACGACAAGTTTTGGATATGAGTATAAACCTCTCTGGGTAAAAGAGACAACTCCTCCAAGTGATTTCTCATTTTATACTAATCTCTACTATTATAGACCTTATAGGCATAATGTTAGAAAAGATAACTCTGATGAATTAGATATTCAGCCGAACTTAAACTTTAAGGGTGTAGTGATTGAGTCTTCTCACACATATCAAAATGATGTTCTTCATAGAAATAGTACACGCGCGCTCTATGACTTTCACAAATATTCCACGAGATTATCAGTTGGAGATAGCACAACTCCTTCTACTGATTACTTATCAGGTATCAGTCTTCTAGGTGCAAGTTATGGAAAGGACTTTTCTCTTAGACCCTACGATACAACAGTTCCAAGAGGGAAGGCAGAATTTGACCTAAGAGAATCCTCAACCGTAAGAGTTTTTGTAAATGGAACTTTAATTAATATTTTAAAGCTTGAAGCAGGTACACATAAACTAGAGGACCTCCCTCTTATCCAAGGCCTAAATGAAATTAAACTTGTGATAGAGTCAGATCTTGGACGAGTTGATGAGATCGTTATTCCTGCGGCCTTCAGTCAGGATCTTTTAAAAGTTGGACTTAATGACTTCTACTACGGAGTGGGGAGGAAGAGCGATATTATTGATAATGAACGTAGATACGAAGAAGACGAATATGTTTACACTGCCTATTTTAGAAAAGGTCTAAGCGACACATTTACTCTCGGAGCATTCTTTCAAGCAGATCGTGAGGCACAGCTTTTGGGCTCAGATCAAGTTCTCTCAACGAAGTATGGACAAATCAAAACTCAGCTTGCAGGAGTTCGAAATGGTTCGTCTACAGGGTATTCAATAAAGGGAGAGTATTTCTTTTTAGACCAGAGAGTTGTTGGAGAATCTGCTTCGGGTCACTTATTTGGGCTTGAGCATAGAGATAGAAATTTTAAGTTAGTCGATCAGGGACAATCCTTAGGTTTTAACAAAGATATTCTAAGCTACTCTTTTAACAAAAATATTTATGGCTATAGTTACCGCATTGGTGGGCAGTATGATTATAACCAAAATCAAGATAATACTTGGGCCCTGACGGGAAGTGTTGGAAAGACTTTTAATAGAAGATTTAATATCAATACTGTCACTAGTTACAGAACTCTTGTAAGAGGAGATGACAGCTTTGAAGTTTCCCTCTACTTTAGTTGGTTTCTTCCGGAAAAAGGGCATAACTTCTATGGAAGTTATAATTCTCTTAGTAAAACCTCACAGGCTTCATTACAGAAAATTAAAACAGCTAGTGATGATAATCTCTCTTATCAATTTACGGGAAGAAATTCTGAATTTGAAAAATCAATAGAATTTGATAGTCGCTATGAGGCAGAGCGCTTTGAGGTTGGGCTTAGACATTCTCAGGAGAAATCTGAAGCAACATTCAATAAGTGGAGTAGTTATAGTGGAAATGTAAAAGTTGCTACATCTCTCGCTTTTGCTGGAAGTGCTTTCACTTTTGGTAAGCCTATTACAAATTCGTTTGCAATTTTAACACGAGATAAGAATTTAGAAGGTGAGAAAGTTCTTATTAATAATAATGGCGACCAAATTGCTAGAGCAGGACTCTTAGACAATATTCTTATTTCTAAGATGCAACCATATAGATATTTTAGATTGAGTGCTGATGGAGCGCTTTTAAGTGATGGACTTTCCTTAGAGGAGTCTGACTTCGCTCTTCTACCGACTTATAAGTCTGGTTCTCATATTCCTCTCTCTGCTAAAGGCGCCATGTCTATTTTCGGAAGAGTCTTACTTCCTAGTAACCAACCTGCAACTCTTTCAGTCTTTGATATTTTAAATGAGAAAGGGGATATTGTTTTTGGAAGCTTTACTAATAGAAAAGGGAAGCTACTGATTGAGGGACTAGAGTTTGGAAAATATACACTGAGATTAAACTTCAAAGATGAAATTTATACAGCTTCTTTTGAATTACCAAGTGATAAAATAGGCTTTATTAATCTAGAGGCCATTAATTTAATAAAGGCTAAGAAATGAAAATAGTTTTACTTCTTTTAATTTTATTCTCTTTTAACTCCTTTGCTGAAAATTGCTATGTCTATGTAACGTCTCCTGTCGTTAATTTTACGCAGTCAACATCGGATCAAAGTGTTGCACTTGATCTAGATCTCGTTAAATTTTCAAATTCAAATAGATGTAGGAGTTATTACTTGGGCTTTTCAAAGGGAAGTGCTGGCTCCTATGATAGAAAACTTTATAATGGTGGATACTCAGTTAATTACAATATTTACGAAAAAGAAAATACAAGTAAAGAACTTTGGAGTGCTTACGAAAATAGTAGCAGTAGAAAAGTTAAAGTTGACATGGACTCTTGGTATAAGAGAGTGACTGTCTATGTAAAGTTACCGGCCCCTACTTCAACGTTGCAGACAGGTCTCTATACGGATTCAACTCAAATCCAGATACTTCCTAGAAGTAGTGGAAGTACAGGAGGAGGCTTTAGCCAACTTACTACAAATTTAAATATTCAATCTGACATTAACCTCTCTCTTGTTGGAAGAGGGGGGCAGTATGATGAGAATCAAACATCACACACTTTAAACTTTGGAACAATGACTACTGGAAAGATGAGGAGCTTTGATTTAATTGTGAAAGCAAATACGGGCTATAGAATAAGTGTTTCTAGTGAGTATGATGGAAGCCTTGCTCATAATGAAAAATCAAATTACAAAGTAGGATATACTTTTGGTGTGAACGGTTCTGGCATGAGTTTAGTAGGATCTAAGAGTTCTCCTAAGCAAATATATTCCTCAAACACTCCTAGTCAAAATGGTAGAGTTATTGAGATAGATGTATCTCTTTTAAATACTGAGCAGAAGCTATCAGGGCCTTATTCTGACTATATTTACTTTACAGCAATTAGTAATTAAGAGGTTTTATGAAGAATGTATTAGTTCTATTTACTAGTGAAAGTGATAGCTATATTTATGCCGATATCATTCTTCAACTTGAAAAAAGTTTTAGCGTCACTTTTGAAGTCATATCGTGGAGCAGAGAGTTTAAAAGACTTGAGGAACGCATTGAAAGAGAAGACTTCGATTTTGTCTTAGCCGGAGGAGGTCTTGCTGCTTATCTTCCTGGTCTTTGTGCTTCACTGACTTTAAAACCTGTGTTTGGAGTCCCCGTTAGTACTAACTTTGGAGGACTAGATGCTTTTCTTTCTATACTCCAGATGCCTTTTGGCAATCCTGTTGGGGCATTAGTGCCTAATGGTGTTGACTCAGTTGCGAAATTGCTTTCTTTTGTCGAGAAGAATAAGGTCAGAGAAATTACGATTGTCTATGGCGCTGATGTGGAAAATCATGAATTCTTCAATGTTGAATTTAACAGACTTTCTCTCTACGCAAATGATTTAGGTTATATTCTGAATAAGTCACATGTGATAGATGAAGAAAGAGTGAATATTGTCTTTGTTCACAATGAATACAAGCATAGTGTTACTAGTAATGCTCTCTACATTCCGTTGTTGACGGATGGAGATCGAAATGGCCCGACAAGCAGTTTGAAAGTCTTAGACTTAGCTGCACAGGGAGGCGTGTGGTTTGGTGTGAATAATTCTAGAAATGCCTTAGCATTTCTAGATAAGTTTATGGGGTAATCTTTTTTCGAATTTCAAAGCAAACGTGTATTTTACTATCTTTAAAATCTTCGGGGATACTTTGAGGGGAGATATCTTTAATTTGAAAATTCTCTTCAAGCTCTGGATCGATTTTAAAGCCTCTCTTATTATTTGAAAAAATAAGAAGGCCATTTTCACTTAAAATATTCATACAACCTTTTACGAGTTCTACTTGATCACGTTGAATATCTAGTGTGTTTTCCATTTTCTTTGAATTACTAAAAGTAGGAGGATCTAAGAAGATGAGATCAAATCTCTCTCCTTGGTATTCTTTCAAGTAACTAAAGACGTCGGCGCGAATAAACTCGTGGTCACTCAATTGTATTTCATTGGCCAAGAAATTTTCCTTACTCCAAGCAAGATAGGTGTTGGACATATCTACATTTACTGTCTTTGCTCCAACTAATGCTGCATGCACGGAAACCATACTTGTGTAAGAGAATAGATTTAAGAGCTTCTTCTCCACAGCTAGAGAAGACATTTTTAAGCGCATTGGCCTATGGTCTAGGAACAGACCTGTATCAAGGTAGTCATGGAGATTCACCAGTGATTTAGCACTTCCTTCATTGACTAGAAATCTATTTCTAGTAGAGTCTAATTTCTCATAGCGCTGCTCTTTGGTTTGAATAATTCTCTTTTTTAAAATAATATCATCTGATTTAATTTCAAAAATTTCACAAAGCGCGCAGATCATCTGATCATAATTCTCGGTCTTGTCAGAATCTATTTTATCTATTCTTCTATCATAGACGAGAACTTTATCTCTGTAGAGATCAATGAGATAGGGATATTGTGGAATTTCCTTGTCATAGAGTCTGAAGCAGTCAAAATTATTTCTCTTGGCCCACTTTCTCTTGTGTTTTAAATTCTTGAGTAATTTATTCTTTATTTCGCTCATAGATGACTTTTTATTTAGATTTCTCTTAAATTTCCGATAATTAGAAGATGATTAAAATAATTCTTACTATTTTTATATTACTCTCTCTTTCTCCTTTTGCCAATGAACTGGTTTCTGAGAGAATAGCTGATAGAAAAGTTAAATGTGAGCATCCTCTCTCTGGGTCAACTTCTGAAGAAGTTGACGAGTTAGCAAGTGAGGTTGATGAAAAAATTCCTTATCTCTGTATGGAGGAAAAGGATCTTAATAAAAGGTGTCAGTGCTTTTCTGACATAAGTTATACGATGTCAAAGGAAGAGCACTCTAATCTTGCACAGTCTCTTCGTGATCAGTATTTAGAATTTAAACTCCAACGAAAGTTAAATAAGTTAAATGAGAAATGGTATTACTATAAGAAACTCTTCTCTATCAATAAGCTGGAGCTACCTAAGTGTAAGTTGAAAGATGAACAAAAAGAACGCTTAGATGAACTAAATTTCTGGACTGGGGATAGTCATTACTTTAAGCACTACGGAAACCCTTTTAGTAAGCAATTAAATATTTATAGAAATTTAAAAGGACTTGGCGAAGATAAGCATTTGTATAAGAGCTATTTAAATGTCGATAGCTTTAATGCATTTACTGCTAGAGTTCTTCTTCTCTCGGAGAGGAATGGTAAAATAGACCAAGAGTTATTGGAGAAGAATTATCATAAGCTCATTGATGAATACGTAGCTTCTTATTTAAATATAAAGAAGAGCGAAGTAAAATCAAAGAAGCTTCGAGCGGATACTTTTGATCTACTTAACTTAGTAGCGAATACTGTAAATGGGGCGAGTGTTTTAACTGAGGAGAATTCTTCAAATTATGAAGAATTTAAAGGTTACGTTGTGGGAACGATGAGTGCATACCTTGTTTCGGCATATAATGATTACGAGGCGGATTGTCTCAATCTTCAAAAAGAGGTTAATAAAATACTCGCTTTAAAAAGCGCTCCTATTTATTCAATTGAAGGAATTCCTTTTACTAGTTTCATGAACTCACTCAAAAAAGAAGATGATCAAAGTGGTTATTTAAATCGCCCTGAGGTGAGTTTTCTCTATTGTCAGTCGGTAAAAGAGCACATTCCTGAAGTGTATGACGATTATATGTCTGCGACGAGGGCTCTCTTTAGTTTTGCTAATAAAATGAGACTTGATTTTGTGAATGATCAATTGAAATTGAATATTGAAAATCCAATTAGCCCTCATGAAGGGCGAGGTATTGTTGCTACAGCTAGGAGTGAAATTATTTTAGATGAGAGTTTCTTCTCTATGGATTTTAAATACTATAAGCGTCCGACTATTGTAGAAATGTCTGCAGTTTCAAGTGTTGAAAGTAGACTTGTCAGAGAAGTAAGTCTTGAAGATGTTGAAGGGCGACAAGAGAGTATCCAGAGGCCAAGGGGCGCATCATCTAGGTCTTTTAAGCCTACTGTTAACCCGATTAAAGAGACTCAAAGAAAAATTATTAACCATGTTGCAGGGATAGTAAATAGAAGAGAGGCCTCTGATGTTGTGAAGATTTCAGAGAAACTAGAGCAGGATAATGGTGAGGAATCTAGCGAGAGTAAAAGAGAAGATAAAATACAACGAAAATTAAACTTACATAATTACTTTACGAGTCCTAGAACATCTTCTTTGACTGCTTTTTATAAGTTTGATTATGTAGATCCTTATTCAATTAAGGGAGCTCAATCGCTTTCTATTGTAGATAGCACTAGCTCTAATCGTAAGAAAATTATTGATAAAATTAAAGCGCGCAATAAGAGAATTCCAGATTCTGTAAGAAAGTATAATGATTATAATCAAGTTGAAAATTCAGAAAGTGTAAATGAAGCTAGAGTCAAGAAGAGTGAACTCTTCGATTATTACCGACCGGTGATACTACCTGATAATACTATTTCTCAAAGAAAGTCCATAGAAAGAGGCGCAAAGATTTCTGCAATTAAAGGCGTGCAAGGTCCTAGTCAGAAATTGGAATCATTCACAGCAGTGAGTGAGAATATAGATACGAAACGGCCTTCTTCTAGTTCTGCATCAAGTGCTTCAAGTGTGATCCCTATGCCTGCTGGAATGATGGCGACCTCTAGAGATCAGAAAGCCGCTAATTCAGAAACTAAAGAGATAGGGATTTCCTCTTCCAAGGAAGGAGTCTCAAAAGCTAAGAATATTGCGAGAAGTTTCCTATTAGAAAATGAATTTAAAAGTATTAATGATACTGAGTTAAGCCGCTACAAGACGAGTAGTGATTTTATTTTTGTCTTTATTTCGAGAGAGGTCTATAATATTCCAGTTTATTACCTTCAAACTTATCGTATAGTCTACAGTAGTGGTGAGTATCAAAGAGAATTAATTTCGACAGAGAGCTTATACCGTGTTGATATGAACTCGGATAAGATTCGTGTCATTAACGAGTTCTTTGATCTAAAAAAGAAAGGTGAGATCTTATAAGATCAACACAATCTTCTCTTAGAAATCTTGACGAGAGATATTTCACATCTAGTTTCTCGGAAAAATCCCACCCTGTCATAAGGTAAGCTTCAATACCTTTATATTCTCTTTCTATTACTTCTATAACCTCAAGCCCATTTAGTATTCCTCCTCGTTCATGAAGATCGTAGTCGCAAAGAAGTAGTGCAGAGGGATAAGAGTTGACTCTTTCAAGTAGTTCTTCTCCAGTTGCAAAGCTTTGAAAGGTTAGACTAATTCCTTGAAAGGACTGTTCTATGACTCTTGTAAAAGTTGTTTCTAAATTGATATTCGTAAGAAGATCATCATTACACGAGAGAACTATGATTTCCTTCGTTGTATTATCTGTAGGGAAATCTTTTCTTTCTTTCTCAGTATCGAGGTCTTTTCCTGCCTCTAATTGAAAGAAGAATGTCGTTTCATTTTTTGCTCGATCCGATTCTACCCAAATATTCTTGTTGTGAAGCTCTAAGTTCTTCTTACAGCTCGCAAGGCCTAGACCTGTACCATTTGACTTTCCTTTTGAATAGAAATTCTCAAAGACTTTCTTGCGATCATCTTCTTCTATAAATGAGCCCGTATTTGTAATCTTAAAGAGAATATCTTCTTCAAGTTGAGTGGTTTCAATTATTACTTTATCCGTGGTACTAATTTCAACTGCATTTTGTATAATATTAGTGATAACTCTCTCTATCTTTGAAGAGTTACAGAGAACTTTGCTTCTATGTAGAAAATTGAGATTTAAAGTTATATTTCTACTGTCTAATTCATCTCTTAAAATAAGAATTGATTCATTTATTAATTCTCTTGGAGAACACAAACTCATTTCAATACTACCTTCCTTGGAAAAGTCGAGTAGACTAGAGAGAAGCCTTTCGGAGTGAGCAATATTGCGATTCATTTGATGACTTACATCAGTGAGTAGTTTAGGGTCTTCTTTATAAATAAGAATATTTTCTAAAATAGACGATATTTGAGATAGAGGCTTTCTTAGGTCATGGGCCATGGCCTTGGCGGTAAAACTAATAGCAGAGTCTTGAGCAAGTGAGATGAGCTGCTCTCTTTGTTTCTCAATAGTTTTCTCATTTAATCTAAACTCTAAAATACTATTAAAAGATAATAGAAGCAGAACGAAGAAATCAAAGTAGTAGATCATTGAAAGATCAGACGTAGAAATGAGAGTAATACCTGATAAAAGTAACAAGCTAAGTATTCCCGAAAGATAACTTAGGTAAACTCCTTTCTTCTTTTGCTTTCTTGAATTTTTTATTTTGACCAGTACTGAAATGAGTGAGACGAGTACTGGTAGAATAACAAGAGTAGAGAAGGAGAGTCTAAATGTTTCATTCTCCGGGGTCGTTTTAAGCTGAAAGTAAGTAACTACACAAAGAAGAAGTAGGTGAAAGAAGATAGTTGAAATTTTAAAAATGGAGCTCTTGAGTTTTGCAATATCTAGAAAAATATAGATGAAAGTCAATGACCATACAGTTCTTAAGATAATAAAGTAATAAAATATATTATTTTGATCAATGAATGATAGAGGAAGATAACTCGTTAGAAAAATACTTACGCTTGAGAGAAGAGCTAGTACCACTTGCTTCCAGTAGAGATCTTCTTTCTTTGAGAGAAATTGAAAAAGAAGGAAGATGACAATAAATGTAATACTTAACATTATATAGAGTAGAGGTGTTGTAACCTTCTCTCTCTCTGTATGAAATAAGACATTGGTTAGAGAGCTTGTTCCTCCGAGAAAGACGAGAGAATTAAAAAATAAGAGATTTCTAGAAGTACTTTTTGTAATAAGAATAAGACTTAATTCATTTGAGTAGTCTTTTAAATCAATTGGTATTTTAATAAAATCTTTTACAGAGGCGCCACCTTGGTAACTTCCTCTTCTTCCACCCTTCGTCCAAATGTCGATTTCTTCAAAGTCGTAGTAAGCAAGCATTAGAGCGAGAGGCCCAGTTAAGAAATTTAGCTCTGAAGAGAGTTGGATTGTTACTTTGTAGATATTTTCTGATGATGTCGTAGTGGAGTTCTTTTCTATATTTTCCCACTCTTTTGAATGATTTAATTTTTCAAAGCAGTTTAAGCGACAGGATTTCTCTGTAAGGCTTTTTTCAATTTTTAGAGCGTAGTTGGGAATGAGTATTATATTCTTCTTGTCGCTAGAAGATATTGTTGAATTAAGACTTGAGAGAGTTAGATAAACAGCACATCCAACAAATAGAATTATAATTAGTGAAGATATTATTCGAATATTTTTCATACTTTAGATTATAAATTTATAATTGATTTTGAAAAAGAGGGGGAAGAACTCCCCCCTTTTTATTTATTGAATTGGGTAAATTTGGTAAGCGTGATTAATGAGGTGCTCGGCCCATTCATACTCTCTTAGGATAACCTTTGCATTTAGGTGAGTTTCCTCTCCCTCATTTTCTAAATCGTAATCATAGAGAGGCATTGAAGGATCAGAGTAGATCGAGTCTCTTACATAGAAGACTCCTTTATCTCTACAACCACCACGAGATGTTAGAGAGTCATCTACTTGCTTTCCTCTCTTTCTAAAATTCTTTGCTTTTCGTAGTAATTTATTCTTTTCAGAAGTGGTGCTGGCGGCATTGGCTTCCTCGACAATTTCATCTGCTCTTGCGTTCATTCTCTGGTCATAAGTTCCAACAAAAGGGCAACCCTCTGTACTAGCATGATCATTAAAGCCAACGATCATTGTTGCATGCCAAAAACCTACGTGATTATAAATAGCGAGAACCGGAGCGTTTCTCTTTTTAATCATATTTTTAATTTTACTTACTATATCTTTTGGAGCTGTTGTCACATTCCATCTATTGGCCGCTGGGTCTTTGAAAATTATTTCTCTCTCAAACTTTGGGAGCTTTATCATTGGCGCCGTTAGATCATCGTATAAGCTTATCCAGCTATAAGAGATTCCATAGTACGCTTTCTCTTCGTGTGCAATGGCCGGAATCCTCTTTCCACCTACAGACTTATACCAGCCCTTCGTGTATCTATAGTCTTCGTTGCGATAAATTTTTCCACGCTTATTAAGAGCGTAGATCATATCAGTAGGCCAATAATCTAAGTCATTATCAAGACCCTCTTTTGAAAGATTCATAAAATACCTCTCTGAGAGGTCTTTATCTTTTGGATTTGTAATTTGTGGATTAAGTTTCGAGTACCACCATTCTACAGTTCCAGTACTACTCATAAAAAGGCAGCTTCCTGCATTTTCTTGGTCTGGCGAAGCGGTTACGTATTGGAGAAGAGAGTTATAACCCCCGTTGAATGATTCACTACTTGGGATAATAGCTTTTGAGTACACAGGAGTCGTTCCCTCGCTCTTAGTGTTTGGATATTTAAGACCAGTTATAAGACGTGAGTTACTTTCAGTAAGTGCGAATGTAGGTAGTGTAAATAATAATAATAGTAATAGCTTGGCCAATTTTCTTCTCCTTGTAGTTGGAGGAGAATCTTAGATTCTTGAAATATCTTTGTCCCGACGCAGCGAGCATGGTTTACGTAAATTCAATATCTTACTTGATTTATAAAATAATACTCAAGTATTTTGATCGGCTATCCGTAAAGTCTTGGGAATAGTTTATTTATTCAAATTGAATTTGGTAGTGAGAAACCAAAGAAAGGGGTTTTAATGAAACAATGGAAAATGAAATTTCCAAAGGCTCTCTGTATTGTAGGAATGTCTCTTGCAATTCAAGTACAGGCCTTTGCTTCACCTATAAAACTGGTGGATGTCCTAGTCAATGAGTCAGGTTTGACTGAGTCACTTTCTAAATTTGGTATAAGAGGCTCAAGCGCATTACAAGTAAGAAGTTATGTGAATAATTCTATTACCTCTCTTTATCTCTTCGGAAATAAGAAACCAACGGCTAGTCAGCTAAAGAGGTTCATTGCAAATCTAAATACTACTAGTAGTAAAGATAAGCGGTATCAGGCGGATCTTGTAAAATTGCTCTCAAGATCTGAGAGTGAAATTAGTGAAGAGGATTTAGTAAAATCAATTAACTCTCTTATCTACTTGGCGAATAGGCATGGAAAAAATAGTGCTGCTGTTTTGGCCTGTACTGCTTGTGTGAGCGATACATTGAGTTCTAAGGGCTTTAAGTTTACTCTTGAAACGATGAATAATTCTAAGTCAAAAGAAGTTCTTTCTAAGATTCTTCCGTCTAACCCAAGAAGTCTCACCAATTATATCAACACAAAATTAACAAAATTTAAAATTGGTGATCTCTCACGTTCTGGAAACTTAGTTGCCTCTGAAGAAGAAAAAGCTCTTGGACTTTTTCTAGGGCTAAAAGAAATAGGATCAGTGGAGCAGAAGAATTTAATTCGTGCGATAGAGTCAGTTTCAAAAGACTCTGCTGGAAACGTAAATATAGTAAGCACTGCCAATCCACATAAGCTTTGGAAAATTTTTAGTGAAGATATTTCTGAAAGCGAAATGGCGGGATGGACAAAACTCTTAGATGAAGTTGCGGCCAAGTCAAAAGGAAGTGCTAAGAAGAAAGATATATTCTTTGAAGTTCTTGAAAAGCGTGCAAAGGATAGTCCTGAGCTTCAAGACAGAGTTCAGATTTTAAAGAATAAGAATTGTTTTTTTCAATAAGATGTAAAAGGAAATATATATGACTACTAATAAGAAAAAGAATTTAGTTTGGAAACAGTTGCCAGCTCATCTGGCAATGATGTCTCTTCTCTATAATTGTGCAGGCGTTGGCACAGGCCCTCGCTATATTGCCGATGATAGTGGAGATCCAAAGAGTGCTTATGAAGTATGGGGATTACTGCAGCAAGGTGCTACGAGGTATAATGCCAATGCTGTTCAAGTGGGAGGCGAAAATATTGACGGCTTCCTTGCTGGGGTAACTTTTGGCGCGGAAAAAGAAGCCTCATCAGGCCTTATCACAAGAATTATGGGACCTAATGGAGAAGATTTTCAGCGATATATTTCAAGTCTACCTGATGAAAAGAGGAAAGTTTTTATTTCTGATTTCTTAGGTAATTATATAAAGAATGCAAACGGCTACAGAACTTATGTGACTGATGAAGGGGTGAAAGTTGACCTTGCTAGTGATGTAAAAGACGTTGATGGAGTCGCAAAGGTGATTGACCTTGAACAACTAAGAGGTGTTGATTACGCTACAGCTGACTTAGAAGTTTTAGATGCGAAATTCGCTAAATTTGTCGAGATGACAGAAGATAGGCCAATGTCTTTCATTAAGCCTTCTGTGAAAATGAAATTCTTTAAAGCAAATATGCCCGGTCTAGAGGGAACAAATTTTCCAAAGAGTTATAGTAACTATATTACAAACTTCGGTCTCCCTCAAAAATATATTGAAGATGCTCACGGGCACTATGGTGGTGTAGGCGGAGGATGGGAATTAGGTTTTACTCCTCAAAATAGTTACGCTGAATTTGAAGAGATGGTTGCCTGGTTTAGAAAGTCTTTAAAGAATGCGGGACAAATATTTCAGTCTCCAGGACACCAGAGAATGGTGTTTAAAGCTCACGCAGATTTACCAGAAGGAAAACTCGCCGAATTGTACCGTGGTATTCAGGCGCTAATTGTCATCGATGGAATTAAAGGTGGCACTGGAATTGAGAAGGCTAATTATAAGGGAGTGCAGACAGATAATATGCTTGCGAGTCTAAGAACGGCCAGAGGTGTGATTAGATTAGAGGGAGCTAGATGGAAAGAGGGAACGCACGGGGTTG
This window harbors:
- a CDS encoding spore coat protein U domain-containing protein, which encodes MKIVLLLLILFSFNSFAENCYVYVTSPVVNFTQSTSDQSVALDLDLVKFSNSNRCRSYYLGFSKGSAGSYDRKLYNGGYSVNYNIYEKENTSKELWSAYENSSSRKVKVDMDSWYKRVTVYVKLPAPTSTLQTGLYTDSTQIQILPRSSGSTGGGFSQLTTNLNIQSDINLSLVGRGGQYDENQTSHTLNFGTMTTGKMRSFDLIVKANTGYRISVSSEYDGSLAHNEKSNYKVGYTFGVNGSGMSLVGSKSSPKQIYSSNTPSQNGRVIEIDVSLLNTEQKLSGPYSDYIYFTAISN
- a CDS encoding AIR carboxylase family protein → MKNVLVLFTSESDSYIYADIILQLEKSFSVTFEVISWSREFKRLEERIEREDFDFVLAGGGLAAYLPGLCASLTLKPVFGVPVSTNFGGLDAFLSILQMPFGNPVGALVPNGVDSVAKLLSFVEKNKVREITIVYGADVENHEFFNVEFNRLSLYANDLGYILNKSHVIDEERVNIVFVHNEYKHSVTSNALYIPLLTDGDRNGPTSSLKVLDLAAQGGVWFGVNNSRNALAFLDKFMG
- a CDS encoding class I SAM-dependent methyltransferase; its protein translation is MSEIKNKLLKNLKHKRKWAKRNNFDCFRLYDKEIPQYPYLIDLYRDKVLVYDRRIDKIDSDKTENYDQMICALCEIFEIKSDDIILKKRIIQTKEQRYEKLDSTRNRFLVNEGSAKSLVNLHDYLDTGLFLDHRPMRLKMSSLAVEKKLLNLFSYTSMVSVHAALVGAKTVNVDMSNTYLAWSKENFLANEIQLSDHEFIRADVFSYLKEYQGERFDLIFLDPPTFSNSKKMENTLDIQRDQVELVKGCMNILSENGLLIFSNNKRGFKIDPELEENFQIKDISPQSIPEDFKDSKIHVCFEIRKKITP
- a CDS encoding hybrid sensor histidine kinase/response regulator gives rise to the protein MKNIRIISSLIIILFVGCAVYLTLSSLNSTISSSDKKNIILIPNYALKIEKSLTEKSCRLNCFEKLNHSKEWENIEKNSTTTSSENIYKVTIQLSSELNFLTGPLALMLAYYDFEEIDIWTKGGRRGSYQGGASVKDFIKIPIDLKDYSNELSLILITKSTSRNLLFFNSLVFLGGTSSLTNVLFHTEREKVTTPLLYIMLSITFIVIFLLFQFLSKKEDLYWKQVVLALLSSVSIFLTSYLPLSFIDQNNIFYYFIILRTVWSLTFIYIFLDIAKLKSSIFKISTIFFHLLLLCVVTYFQLKTTPENETFRLSFSTLVILPVLVSLISVLVKIKNSRKQKKKGVYLSYLSGILSLLLLSGITLISTSDLSMIYYFDFFVLLLLSFNSILEFRLNEKTIEKQREQLISLAQDSAISFTAKAMAHDLRKPLSQISSILENILIYKEDPKLLTDVSHQMNRNIAHSERLLSSLLDFSKEGSIEMSLCSPRELINESILILRDELDSRNITLNLNFLHRSKVLCNSSKIERVITNIIQNAVEISTTDKVIIETTQLEEDILFKITNTGSFIEEDDRKKVFENFYSKGKSNGTGLGLASCKKNLELHNKNIWVESDRAKNETTFFFQLEAGKDLDTEKERKDFPTDNTTKEIIVLSCNDDLLTNINLETTFTRVIEQSFQGISLTFQSFATGEELLERVNSYPSALLLCDYDLHERGGILNGLEVIEVIEREYKGIEAYLMTGWDFSEKLDVKYLSSRFLREDCVDLIRSHLSFLDQRTR